The window ATGGATTGTATGAGGCCTTCGATTTCCTCTTCAGTGCTAACATGGTGGGGAAGCTCCACATAATCACAGGTCAGACCAGCCTGATGGACCTACATGTAAATTAAACAGAGATTTAAGTTCTGTTGATGAATCATTGATATAGCTTATCTGTGTGAAAAGTCTCTAAGATACTATCTCTAGCCCAGTAGGTAAGTTACACCTCTTCAGGCAGTAAGAGTTGTTTTTCCCCAACTTGTTCTTtaagcaaaaagaataaaattctggAAGGTTGTATGGATCATTTCATTATCTCCAGTGTACTGTACCTCTCCTATGAATTCAGAGTATGCTATAGCCCTTGAAGATGATAAGTCTGATCTTATACAAATAGGTACCTTGATTTAAGTTCTATAAAGCATATCAGCAGACCCTGGTGAAATGAAACCTTCCTTCACAGGAAGCAGCCTGAGACATCACAGTCCTGAAAGATCACATTAATGTTGCCTAAATATAGACAAGTAGAATTtcagaagctttaaaaagaaaagctggccTAAGCAATAAGACATGGGAAAATTACCAAAATCTCACAAAGTCCTGAATAAAGATGCAAGTCTAAAATGAAGCATGATCTTTTCCCACGCATAGCTGAAGCTATGCTTTTGAAATCTGTCTACCTCCTGCTCTTTTACCCAGTCACCTACCATTTCGTAGTCTGGGCTTTCCATCCTGGTTTTCAAACTGTGAACTAGTTGAACAAGTGGCTTCATTCTGCAGTTGGAAACACATATATTTACCTTAAGtggtaaaaaaacaaacaaaaaaccaccaccaacaaaaaaacaaatgagagaggggaaaaaaagaagaatgtagaAGTTATCATGGCCTAGGATTCGAAAATGAAATTTGTCCCTCTGTGCCATCTCACACctgagaaaaatggaaattatcaGTACTATTGTACTGTTTCACCAGGTCTTTCTTAGCAAGACCCTATACTCACACCTGCCTCTGGCAAGACATCTTTGCACTTCTTTTAGGGCAGACCTGGAGAGAAGCTGTTGTAGCTCTAAGTTGTATGAACTTCATAGGAAATACCTGTGGTCATTGTTACAGAGGTCTGGCAGTAACTGCTGCATTTGATGGGGAAAATGAGTGATTTTCCCATCAAGGGAAAGCTCGgacttttgctatttcttttcagcagaaaacatttagtttaaaaGCATAGTGGATGCTGCCGAGATGTTTTGTGGACACTGTCACTCAGGTACAGCCTTTCATTCACTTCCATTTTTCCACAGCAAGCAGAGCCTTTGGGACCACCGAAGAAATCCTTCTCCATATCCTCCATAGTCTGTTGCTTTTTTTGAGAGCTCTGCTTCACACAGATACCTAAATTGTTAGTCACCAAATCTGCCTTCCTCCACAGGCAACACAATTTGCATGAAGCTGTACAAGGCTGATCTTGGAAGGCTTACCATGGCACTGAAGACAGCagactgccttttcttttgttttgtctgactctttcttctccagaattaaagaaaaaatggtaGCTTTGCATAGATCCTGTCcagcttctctccttttctgttaACAAAGTGCTGGGCTAATCAGTTCCCAAACTACCGTTTGCATTTTAAGCCATTTACAAATCTCCTACCCAGGATACGAAGCCCACTTCTGTAGGGTCTCTTCATCATCACTGTCACACAAATCTGCAAATGCTGCTTCCAGATCTTCTAGCTGATGAACACGGTTTTCAACACAATCCAGCAAACCCTCCTTTAAATAAGCACATATAAAAgtatgttaggaaaaaaagaggtaagaaCATCATGGCTTACACTACGATTTAAATTCTGAAATGACTGATCTACTGGAATTGGGGAATCAGACACAACTGATTCATTACTGCAGAACACCTTTTCAAAAGGATCAGAATGAATGCCTGCAGAAGCTGTTATACCTTCAGAATAAACCACCTCTCTTTGCACTGTCTTTCTTACAACAAATAGGAAAGGCCACATCTACATGCTGGTAGAATACACTAGGGAGAGCAAAGAAACTGTGTATGGCTTATTGTTGGATTTATTTCTATAGCACTGCAATGCTCAGATGAGTGTgaaaagagaatttaattttataagttttaaaaaaatattattaaatcaaatgcattttcagaaaaacaaaacaaaatgggcTCTTTGATGCTTTGAGGTTGTTTCAACTCTCTGTGCCTGAAAAAACATGGAATTAATTTGTCAGTTATTACTCTGATCCTGCAAAGGCTTATGCCCTTTCTTAAAAAGTTTAGAACGCTTGAAGAGTCAGTCTTCTTCGAGTGACACTATGTACATGAATATAGTTGTGCATGCGAACATTGTCAGAAAGAGATCCACATAAcatgtaaaatgaaaagcaatgctTGGCATATTTGGTATTAAAAACGCTCAGTGCAGTGGCATGTGAAGGAAAATTATGAAAAGTCACATTGTAATAGATGGGTAACAATTAAGAACATAACAATTCCCTCTTAGGATTCTCCTGGCTGTATCATATAACAGATGCTGCTTCTTGTGGCCAATGATATCAACTTTGGGCTAATTTTTAAGAGGAGCTGAGGGTATCAACCATTCATAGAGTACAGCTTTATGATCCTATCCTGGGGTATAAGATACTTTTCCAAGCAGCATCGGTAACTAACCTTAAAGACACGTCCCATCCCCCTctaaactacttaaaaaaaaccccaaaatcaaacaaaaaaacctcaaacacgCTATTACCTTCTAGTATGACAGAAATGTACACCTAACGTACTCTGGAACTACGAAAACAGATTTTAAGAGACAAGACACCTAGGATACTTTCTGAAACTTTGAAAAACCACAAAGTTCACTAGTTTTCTATCTTCAAGTACTTTAAATTGACTGTCTCACTATAAACTCATCCATGCATCTTGCCTTGTTCAGTTCTATACTTATCCATTACTCCCTGTCTGCTAACCATTTCAGTTGCCTCCTATAAACTTGTTGGCTTTCATGAATAACTTATGCCCTGAAATCATATTGGGAACTTAAGTCAGAAGTGTTTACCCCTTTCACATTTAACTACTTTTTAAATAGGTAACTGTTTTCATTGCTGATTGACTAAGAAACATTACAATCAATTTGACAATCTTCCACATACCTCcatttatttacacacacatattAATTAGGATTCAGTAATCTGTGATAACTGTATGTGTTGAATCGTTGTGTATTGGTGTTCAGATGAGATTACAAAAGCAAAGACAAGATCTTGTTTAGAAATTACTTGGTGTAATGACCATTAGCATGGCTGTCTCCATGGTTTGGGCTCAGGGCTGAATGATTATTTTGGCAGCTACAGCAGGCTTACATTTCCATAATTCAGAAGCACACAATGCACACAATGAAAAGTACATTACAGTGGTATAATACTGGCTTTTCCACATCTAAATAAATAGGTGAAATACCAGCTAGGCATTGAGCTCTGACTATCAAGGAAGAGCAACTACAGCAAGGAAGGGGAGAGcctggagggaagaaaaacaaaaaaacccaacataaaaacccccaaataaacaacagaaaaaccccaaaccaaagccCTGTTGAGTCATGAAAAGAACGGGATTGCAGATGACTTACTatgttttaaattcttccttGTCAATTACCACTtgtttacagaaattaattttcacattcaCGCTAAATATTTATGCGGTTCACACGTTTAACCAAAACACTTAATAAGAAAGAACTCCTAAGATGCTGCTGATTAGCATTCAGCATGCTGCATAGCTTAATTGGAGACCACTTCATTAAGCACCTTTCATAGGTTCCTTCCTCGTCGTAACTCATTTTCATTGGGTAAATCAAAAGAATCATTCTCTCATGCATCCCACAAGGAAACACCATACCTCTGTTGCATTTTTATGAGGCTTCTTGAAATTGTACAACTCTTGCAAAAGCTCATACTCtgtctttgaaaaggaaaagaaagaggcaaaaaattAGGCTCTTCAAACGTGAAATAAAATCGTCAAAGCTCTCCTTcttcaaaaaaagattttgatcACTTAGACCATTCATCTACTCTAGTACTGCAGACAACTTTCTATAAATGCAGGTGAGGAAGAGGCTGTGAGGCTTGAGAAAGTACTTGAGTTTGGCCTCAGCCAAACATTTTGCAATTGCTTAACTTCAAACCTGACCTCAAGAACACAGCTTTAAAAGCTAAATATTTACAGCCTATTAGTTAAGAGTCTCTGAAATGAAATACACATTTTGCTGAACAATGAGATGCTGAGTAAAACTGGGATAGCAGATTTAGGCAGACAAAAGCAACAGGAGAGTATGACTGTAAACAAAAACTGGATGGGTAAAGGCTTCAGGCTGGTTGGCCAAGTTCACAAGTAAACTATTACCAGAGGCTTGCCAGCCCTACTCCTTGATAATACTCTcatttgctttttagcttttccttGTAGTCTTACATTTCAAGTGTTAACTTGTGAAAATTTTTGGATGGAACTATCGCAATTTACAATAGAGGAAACCTAGTTAAGAAATATTAACTGCAAATGAAGTCGTTATATCAAAAAAGGTACGCTGGGTGCTCTGCACAAGTCCGCTTCCAAAGCTGAGAAGCTACCATcgcataaaaccaaaaaaaagcacaatgaaaaaaaataaaaaaccctacaCCACCAACCCCcagaaaaaccaaccaaccaaaaaaaaccccaacccctgaAACTTCTCCATTATTTTATTCAGAATGTATTTAACTAAGAAAGGTATTGAATTTTATTCTTATATGGCAAGACCCCCACTGTGCTTTCCCTTTGTTGTTCGCTTCTCTCTGTGATTCAGAACAACTGACACAGCACACTGTCTGAAGATACTGTGATGCTAAATACTGAACAGCAAAAGCTAATGCAGGTCAGGGACAGTATATGAACTTCTTTACGGTGAACAAGGAAGCAGTAGTCTAGGTGAAACTCAAAGATGTCAGATGTTGGGGGTCTTGCCATATAAGAATGCTTGCTCACTCTTATACTCAGCAGTCCAGACAAAGGAAATGAGAGCAACAGCCTCTCATCAGGAGAAGTTACCACTCTTCGGGGATAAAAAATGATACAATCTGCCACCCCTCCCTGATGAATCTTGCTCTGGGTATTTGGAACATTACCTTTGGAAACCCAAGCTTAGCTTTTACGTCCTAAGCACAAGCAGAAGTGAGCCATACACCACTGAGCTGAAATCAGGACAGAATGGTATGAGGCCTCTCCATTGTCATGCTTACCTGTGTGTACATTTCTTTGAACggatttttaactgaaaaaaaatctaagtcaATGTCTAAAACATAGGCATCCCCTTTCTGCAGCACTTGGCAGACATCTTTAACAACTTCCCTTATTGGGCATTCACTGAAAGAGCTTGAAGCTGAGCACTCTGAAAACGTTTCTGCCTTGTTTGGGGCACTTGCATTTTGTACTTCCTTCTTCTTCAGACTTGGGGTGCTGTGATCAAGGTCACCAGGAGCCACTGATGAAGAGGCAGAAGCAGTGCTGGCTGTGTCATCTGTGTTTAGCTTCGGTCTCTTCGCAGATGCTACTTCGCCATTTTCTTCCTGGCTGTTTGATGCTTCAGTAGGGTTAATGAGAATGACGTGTAAATTTAAAGGCTTCTGGTTTTCTAGCTGATCAGCAGGGACATAAAGACCATCACTTAAAAAGTAATGATCTGTACCTGTAACCCTACAATTGACAATAACTCACAGTTAATATACATCTTTGCAAAGAGCTTAGGAAAAAGCATGAACACTTAAGGGATTCTAAGATGAATGATTGGATGATTGATGGgtaacaaaagcaataaaactgtGTACACAAAATTATCTATTTTAATCTGCAGGTTTTTAAATTTAAGTTTTTTGTACTTTATTGCTGAATCATTAAAAT of the Larus michahellis chromosome 2, bLarMic1.1, whole genome shotgun sequence genome contains:
- the C2H5orf22 gene encoding UPF0489 protein C5orf22 homolog isoform X1, which gives rise to MNSPAAGSGDRPRGGCLRAYPALPVWVVEDHQDVLPFIYRAIGSKHLPASNISFVHLDSHPDLLIPVNMPADTVFDKEALFSELSIENWIMPAVYAGHISQVVWLHPPWAQQISEGKHHFLVGKDLSTTTIRVTGTDHYFLSDGLYVPADQLENQKPLNLHVILINPTEASNSQEENGEVASAKRPKLNTDDTASTASASSSVAPGDLDHSTPSLKKKEVQNASAPNKAETFSECSASSSFSECPIREVVKDVCQVLQKGDAYVLDIDLDFFSVKNPFKEMYTQTEYELLQELYNFKKPHKNATEEGLLDCVENRVHQLEDLEAAFADLCDSDDEETLQKWASYPGMKPLVQLVHSLKTRMESPDYEMVHQAGLTCDYVELPHHVSTEEEIEGLIQSIKVLLKDMPKPTLVTVARSSLDDYCPSEQVDIIQEKVLNLLGSVYGTLDVHLDYSSTASSL
- the C2H5orf22 gene encoding UPF0489 protein C5orf22 homolog isoform X2, which gives rise to MPADTVFDKEALFSELSIENWIMPAVYAGHISQVVWLHPPWAQQISEGKHHFLVGKDLSTTTIRVTGTDHYFLSDGLYVPADQLENQKPLNLHVILINPTEASNSQEENGEVASAKRPKLNTDDTASTASASSSVAPGDLDHSTPSLKKKEVQNASAPNKAETFSECSASSSFSECPIREVVKDVCQVLQKGDAYVLDIDLDFFSVKNPFKEMYTQTEYELLQELYNFKKPHKNATEEGLLDCVENRVHQLEDLEAAFADLCDSDDEETLQKWASYPGMKPLVQLVHSLKTRMESPDYEMVHQAGLTCDYVELPHHVSTEEEIEGLIQSIKVLLKDMPKPTLVTVARSSLDDYCPSEQVDIIQEKVLNLLGSVYGTLDVHLDYSSTASSL
- the C2H5orf22 gene encoding UPF0489 protein C5orf22 homolog isoform X3: MPAVYAGHISQVVWLHPPWAQQISEGKHHFLVGKDLSTTTIRVTGTDHYFLSDGLYVPADQLENQKPLNLHVILINPTEASNSQEENGEVASAKRPKLNTDDTASTASASSSVAPGDLDHSTPSLKKKEVQNASAPNKAETFSECSASSSFSECPIREVVKDVCQVLQKGDAYVLDIDLDFFSVKNPFKEMYTQTEYELLQELYNFKKPHKNATEEGLLDCVENRVHQLEDLEAAFADLCDSDDEETLQKWASYPGMKPLVQLVHSLKTRMESPDYEMVHQAGLTCDYVELPHHVSTEEEIEGLIQSIKVLLKDMPKPTLVTVARSSLDDYCPSEQVDIIQEKVLNLLGSVYGTLDVHLDYSSTASSL